The following proteins are encoded in a genomic region of Vulpes vulpes isolate BD-2025 chromosome X, VulVul3, whole genome shotgun sequence:
- the TMEM187 gene encoding transmembrane protein 187 — translation MQPESRQALLHVAVASCLCTATVYAGVFDGIFIQVGYEHYAEAPVASLPAFLAMPFNSLINVAYVLLGMYWLRRRARAPGRAVEVWRARYLKDVFASMALVYGPVQWLRIATQLHHAAVLDQWLTLPIFAWPVAWCLSLDRGWEPWLLLAIECLSLGSYGLALLHPYGFEVALGAHIIAVVGQALRTHRRYGSASSGTSLALGTLSCLGFVVLKLCDHQLARWYLFQRLTGHFWSKVCDVLQFHFAFLFLTNLNTGQRLSPEGKVH, via the coding sequence ATGCAGCCCGAGTCCAGGCAGGCCCTCTTGCATGTCGCTGTGGCCAGCTGCCTGTGCACGGCCACCGTCTACGCCGGGGTGTTCGACGGCATCTTCATTCAAGTGGGCTACGAGCACTATGCCGAAGCACCGGTGGCCAGCCTCCCCGCCTTCCTGGCCATGCCCTTCAACTCCCTCATTAACGTGGCCTACGTCCTCCTGGGGATGTACTGGCTACGGAGACgtgccagggccccggggcgcgccGTGGAGGTGTGGAGGGCTCGTTACCTGAAGGACGTCTTTGCCAGCATGGCCCTGGTCTACGGCCCGGTTCAGTGGCTGCGGATCGCGACGCAGCTGCACCACGCCGCCGTGCTTGACCAGTGGCTCACCCTGCCCATCTTCGCATGGCCGGTGGCCTGGTGCCTCTCCCTCGACAGGGGTTGGGAGCCCTGGTTGCTCCTTGCCATCGAGTGTCTCTCTCTGGGCAGTTACGGCCTCGCCTTGCTGCACCCCTATGGCTTTGAGGTCGCGCTGGGCGCCCACATCATAGCTGTCGTGGGCCAGGCCCTGCGTACTCACAGGCGCTATGGCAGTGCCTCCTCAGGAACCTCTTTGGCTCTGGGCACGCTCTCCTGCTTGGGCTTCGTGGTCCTCAAGCTGTGTGACCATCAGCTCGCGCGCTGGTACCTCTTCCAGCGGCTCACGGGCCATTTCTGGTCCAAAGTCTGTGACGTGCTCCAGTTCcactttgcatttttgtttctgaCAAATTTAAACACTGGCCAAAGACTTTCTCCTGAGGGGAAGGTGCACTAA